GAGAGCCGGGCCAGCTCGGCCTCGGTCACACCGCGCTCGCGCAGCTCCGCCAGCCGGGCCGCGTGGGTGCGCCGGGAGCCCATGGCGCCGACGTAGCCGGCCGGGCTGCGCAGGGCGACCTCGAGCAGCGGGACGTCGAACTTGGGGTCGTGGGTGAGCACCGTCAGCACGGTGCTCTGCTCGACGCGGCCGGCCTCGACCTCCTCCTGCAGGTAGGCGTGCGGCCAGCGGACGACGACCTCGTCGGCCTCGGGGAAGCGCGCCGGCGTGGCGAACACGGGCCGGGCGTCGCAGACGGTGACGTGGTGGCCGAGGAAGCCGCCGGTGCGTGCCACGGCACGGGCGAAGTCGATCGCGCCGAAGACGATCATCCGCGGCCGCGGCGCGAACGCCGTCACGAACACCTCGAGCTCGTCCGGCCGGCGCTGCCCGTCGGGGCCGTAGTGCAGCACCTCGCTGTGCCCGGCGCGCAGCAGCCCCCGGGCGTCGTCCGTGACGGCGTCGTCCAGCCGGTCGGTGCCCAGCGTGCCGATCGCCCTGTCCGCGAACACGATCCGCCGGTCGCCGACCGCGGGGCCGTGGTCGCCCGGTGCGGCCACGACCGTGGCGACGGCCACCGGGGTGCCGGCCTCGATCGCGTCGATCACCGCGGCGAAGGCGGGGTCGGTGGCCGGGTCGACCCGCACGACGGTGACGTCGAGCTCGCCCCCGCAGGTCAGCCCGACGGAGAACGCGTCGGCGCCGCTGATCCCGTAGTGCGCCCCGCGGGCGGTGCCATCCGCGAGGACCCGCTGCGCCACGTCATACACGGCTCCCTCGACGCAGCCGCCGGAGACGCTGCCGGCGACCTCGCCGTCGGCGTTGACCGCCATGGCCGCGCCCGCGGGGCGCGGGGAGGACTGCCAGGTGCGGGTGACCGTGGCCAGGGCGAACGGCCGGCCGTCGGCGACCCAGGCGCGCAGCTCGGGGACGAGGTCACGCATGGCTGGGCTCCCGGTGCCTGCTGTGGTCGGTGGCGATGACCCGGGCGAGCTGCTCGAGCGTGTCGACGCTGTGCCCGGCGAGGAAGTCGTCGACCGACGGCAGCGCGGCCTGCATCCCGGCGGTGGCGGGGGCGTAGCCCTCCTTGCCCTTGTGCGGGTTGACCCAGATGACCCGGTGGGCGAGCCGGTGCAGCCGCTCCATCTGCTCGCGCAGCTCGGTGGTGTCGCCGCGCTCCCAGCCGTCGGAGGCGATGACGACGACGGCGCCGCGGACGAGGCCGCGCTGGCCCCAGGTGGTCAGGAGCTGGCGCAGGTTGTCGCCGAGCCGGGTGCCGCCGGACCAGTCGGGCACCGTCGCGGCGAACGCCGCCAGCGCGGCGTCGGCGGTCGGCTGGCGCAGGGCAGTGGTGACCCGGGTCAGCCGGGTGCCGACGGTGAGGACCTCGGTGTGCGGGCGTGTCCGGGCCAGGGCGTGGGCGAAGCGCAGGAACGCGTCGGCGTAGGCCTTCATCGAGCCGGACACGTCGAGCACGAGGACGACCCGGCGAGGGGTGACCGTGCGTCGGCGGTGGCGCAGCCGGGCCGGCTCCCCGCCGGCGCGGAGCATGGCCGCGGTGGTGCCGCGCCGGTCCAGCCGGCCGCGCCGGGCCGGTGCGGTGCGACGGGACACCCGGTGCGGGCCGTCGAGGGAGATCGCGGCGACGAGGCGGTGCACGGCCGCGCGCTCGTGCTCCTTGAGGCGGGCGACGTCCTTGTGCCGCAACACTTCCCGGGCGCTTGCGGTGCTGGTCACGGCGGCCTCCTCGGAGCCCTCCTCACCGGCTCCGGGGTCCTCGACACCGACGCCGCGCTCGACCTCGACCCGGGCACGGGTCTGGGGGTCCCCGTCTTCGGGGCGGAAGTAGGCCTCGAAGACGCGGTCGTAGACGGCGATGTCCTCGGCCCGGGAGCAGCACGTCACCCGGCCGGCCCAGTAGACGTCCTGGCGGGAGAGCGCATCGAGCCGGGTGAGCGCCTCGAGGAACGAGCGGACCCGGTCGGGGTGGGCGGCCACGCCGGCTCGGCGCAGCGCCTGACCGAAGCCGACCATGACCTCCTCGAGCGGGACCGTGGCCACGCTGCTCACCCCGGGACGAGGTTCGCGACCCCGTGGGCGGTGATCGCCTCGAGGTCCTCGCGGTACTTGGCGACCGCGCCGAGCGAGGCGGTGGCCAGCTCGGGGGTGAGGTCGACGGCGCCGAGCGCCTGCAGGCAGCGGGCCCAGTCCAGCGACTCGGCGACCCCGGGCGGCTTGAGCAGGCCGAGCCCGCGCAGCCGCGCCACCGCGTCGGCGAC
This genomic stretch from Oryzihumus leptocrescens harbors:
- a CDS encoding XdhC family protein; this encodes MRDLVPELRAWVADGRPFALATVTRTWQSSPRPAGAAMAVNADGEVAGSVSGGCVEGAVYDVAQRVLADGTARGAHYGISGADAFSVGLTCGGELDVTVVRVDPATDPAFAAVIDAIEAGTPVAVATVVAAPGDHGPAVGDRRIVFADRAIGTLGTDRLDDAVTDDARGLLRAGHSEVLHYGPDGQRRPDELEVFVTAFAPRPRMIVFGAIDFARAVARTGGFLGHHVTVCDARPVFATPARFPEADEVVVRWPHAYLQEEVEAGRVEQSTVLTVLTHDPKFDVPLLEVALRSPAGYVGAMGSRRTHAARLAELRERGVTEAELARLSGPIGLDLGARTPEETAVSIAAEVIAARWGGTGRRLSDLDGRIHRDPVPESSPTLTASAP
- a CDS encoding vWA domain-containing protein translates to MATVPLEEVMVGFGQALRRAGVAAHPDRVRSFLEALTRLDALSRQDVYWAGRVTCCSRAEDIAVYDRVFEAYFRPEDGDPQTRARVEVERGVGVEDPGAGEEGSEEAAVTSTASAREVLRHKDVARLKEHERAAVHRLVAAISLDGPHRVSRRTAPARRGRLDRRGTTAAMLRAGGEPARLRHRRRTVTPRRVVLVLDVSGSMKAYADAFLRFAHALARTRPHTEVLTVGTRLTRVTTALRQPTADAALAAFAATVPDWSGGTRLGDNLRQLLTTWGQRGLVRGAVVVIASDGWERGDTTELREQMERLHRLAHRVIWVNPHKGKEGYAPATAGMQAALPSVDDFLAGHSVDTLEQLARVIATDHSRHREPSHA